The window TTGTCTTCTAGTGACCCTTCCTCGGGTGATAACGTTGTTCCTCGCTTGGAGAAGTTAATCGCCAGATATGTTTCCTATTGCATAGTCCTTACGCGAGATGTTTCTTGTGGTTCActagtttctttctttgtttactATCTTGCGTTTAGACATTAAAATCGTGTAAAATAGGCATAATACTTATGTAAAGTGTATTTCCACATACTCATGCGTTTGCAACACAAGTTACAAGTTTTGAACATCTTCTTATGCGTTTTaacctcattattctaataaaatgaGCTATAATAACAGATGTTTATACACGATATCATCGATGTCTATAGTGTTGCATCGGACGAGGCTAAAGAATTAATTGTATCATTGGCTTTCCTTCGTCGTGACATTAGAGACGTCGGGAAAAAGGATCCACATACCCGACGCTATTAGTGATACGTCTGGAATAGGATGGATTTTTTGACGTTTTTGGAATACGTCGGGAGTTTCCCATTTTGATAAACCCATTCCATTCTGTAAATTACAGaatcaaaagagaagaaggaaaacgagagagagagagagagaccgagaagaagaagaaatatgtTGTTGCTGGTCCCTATTGCTCACTGCCATTTCATTGTCATCGTCTATCGTTGCCGGTTCTACTAATTTTGGTAAgtacttttgttttatattagtttagatgtagtttatttttatttacattagaAATTGTGTTTTAGGaataagattttgaatttggtttttgaattagtttttggtattcaatttgaattttaattgcTTTTTAGATTCATGaattaatgtaaatttaagggaggttgaatttaaattttgaaatagggAGGGGGttgaatcaatttaaattgtaaggggttgaattgaaagttgaaggagaagtttaattgaaattgTAAGGGAGgtgttgaattgaaaattagaggGGGAAGAATTCACATTCAAAGAGGGGtgagttgaaattttttaggaGGGTCGGATTGGAATTTTTAAGGGGTTGAAAAAATCAAGGAGTGGggaattaattgaaaattagggGGCGTGGGGAATTGAAAGTTAAAGACGGGGTTGAATTAGAATTTTTAGGGGGCGGGGGCGGTTGGCTATCCTAAAGTTatgatttgttttgaatttgttagatAGTATTGTGTTTGGTTAGTTTGTTTTGGCCATCGTGCAATTATGGTAGTCTTTGTAGTTTGAACTTAGCTTCAGTTAAAAGATTGGAAAGATTTGACATAGCTTATTCATgggctaattaagtttagggtttgatAGGAGAAATATAAGACTAACaatcaaacatatttatgttttaggtctTTAACGATGGACAAGGGTTGGATCAAAGTTATGATTAAGTTCTCGGTTGAATATAGAGAGGGTGTGTCCCAATTTTTAGAGATTGTCAAGTTCCACATCGATGCTTACGGACAAATAAGGTGTCCAAGTAAGAGATGTATGTACTCAAATTGAGACTCATTAGAGGGTGTGAAGCAACATCTATTAACCATCGGAATATCCCTCTCCTATACAGAATGAATGTATCATGGAGAGGTATTGAAAGATTTTATGAAGGAACTAGTAGTAACCCTTTGgacgaagaagatgaaatgttTGGTATGCTTAATGATTTACAATCTCCGATTGAACACGAACATGCAATAGAGGAACGTTTGAAGAATGAGATGCCCTTCAATATTGGAGTAGatatagaagaagaaacaacaaaCATATTTAAGGACTTATTGACTGAAGCTCGTAGTGATCTATACCCCGGTTGTTCTTAATACTCTTCTCTGAATTTTTTGGTTAAGATGATGCATATAAAAGTTCTAAATGGTTGGAGTAACAAGTCATTTGACATGATGTTAGACTTAATAAAACGTGTGTTTTCAATGTGTGGTACGAACGTCCCTAGTTCATTCTACGAAGCCAAATGAAAATTGTGTGACTTGGGCCTTGGATATGAAACTATTCATGCTTGTAAGTATGATTGTGTCCTGTATTAAAAGGAGTTTGAGGATTTATAGTTTTGTCCAACTGTGGTGAGTTTCGGTACAAGGTTAGTTCTAATAACagaaggaaatttttttgcaTAAAGTATTGCGCCACTTTTCTTTGACACCAAAACTACAACGCTTATTTGTATTGCAAGAAGGATCTTCTTACATGAGATGGTACCATGACAAACGTGTTCAAACAGATGATGCGTGGGTGGAAACATTTTGGTTCTGAATTCTCTAATTTCGCTGTAGATGCACGTGGTTatagatataaaattcaaaatatttaaactcatAATTGATcaataaaaatcatatatctcccgaaagaaaaagagagaaaaaggagcTTTACGATTGTTAATAAATTGAGTTCtgatcatcatttttttttatttcaatgtaattaaaaatcagTAAAGTTGATGCACATCAATCATAACTCTAACCAAACGTTTTCATGGAACATGACACAAAACTTTATTCTCGTGCATGCACATTAGATTAGCTAATTCTTGCTCTCCTTCCCTTTTCTCTCAAAAACTGCCCTCCTCCCTCCCTATCTCTCACAATCTGGCATTTGATATTGCTTTTCAACacaaactaaaacaaagaGGGAAATTTGTTTGCTAGAGCGGTCTTGCCAAAGTTGGTGTGTGGTCTCgttaaagaaggaaaaatatttcgttgaagaagaaaagtaaaagtcCAAAGCAGGgagaagagaataaaaaaaaaaggtaagaaaagagaaaaaaatcaaaggatCATCAacggaaagaaaaagaaaagaaaatgataattttttaaaagttcttGCAATGATGTAAGCAAGAtatcaaaattctttttatctttaagaAACggataaaaatcattttaaccTTGGAAATGGAGTCTTTTAATGAACTATTTCTTTTACCAAACACATAAAAACAGCAATCATTCTTCCAAACCTTTCAAATCAATCCCACCCACTGAGCAACATGATGGAAACGCTTGAGGACCATGTTAGCAATAAAAATCCCTTTAAAAAATGGTTCCTATAAGTGAACAAGAGTCTgaatagaagagaaaaaactaaaagaagagATTGTTGTTGACTTGTACTCTGAACCTGCGAAGATTAGCCTGATATACAATCTGGGAAAGAGTTTGTAAAAAGCTAATACCAATTTCTAACTCAAAACTAGTCAAACAGATTGATAAGcacaacaaaaataagtaCAAAAAAACACCTAAACAACCTAAATCCAGAGGTTCCTGTCCAGTATGACATCCTTACTGACCGTTGCTTAACAATTGCACGAGCTCgctcttcttcatcttcgaAAACCCTCTCAAACTACGAGATTTGGCAATCGCCCTCAGTTCAGCAAGTTTCAATGAGTTCAAGTCCTCATGTTCTTGTTCACCATGCTTTGCAAATTCCTCATTGTCTTTAACATCATCCTCAAACGTGTCATCGACGTCTGATGACACACCTAATAAATTAACAAGTTCAGGCTCCATTTCATCACCTTCATGCTCTAGATCATATGTTTCAGCCTCTGGTTCCAATTCGAACTCTTGGTCCGGCTCTGGCTCCTGTTCTGCCTCCCTTTGTGATTGCAGCTCTTCCCAGTGCTCTCGTTCCGACTCTTGCCGAGTCCATACCTTTCCTTTCAGTTGAGAACCTGTATCAGTTCCATTAGGTTTCACACCTTTTGAATTCATACCATTGGTCGAGTTGACAATACTTTCCCCAGGGTAAATTGGTTGGTACTTCACCCGAGGCACGGGGGATCTACGTTGGAAATTTGATACGGGTCTTTGGGCCTTCTCCCTCAAATTGGGACTTAGTCCAAAAAAGCTTGAGCCTCTTCCTTCATCGTAAGGACCATTCTCTTTGACATGGTTAAAACTGATGTCCTTGTTGCTGCTGCCACCCCCACCACTGCTTCTCTTCCCTTGTTCCACGGAATGCTTTCGCAATAGCTTAAGAAGAGAATCTACTGTCTCACTCCCTTTCGTTTGTCCTTGAGCTTccactttcttctcttctttcattgcTGCTCGCTCCCGAAGCTGAGCTTGAACCTTTCTGAAAAGTTCAACAATTTCCTTTTCCCTTGGTCCTGGGGTAGCGGTGGCCTGGGATTTTGGGGTGCTAGAGATGGAAAGTAATGGTCCATTCTTAGACAATAATAAATCAGATTCATCAACATTGTCAAGACTCTCTCTCTCCTCATTTTGCCTATTTCTGCTTCTTGAGAAGCCATGCCTATTTTGCTTTGGAAAATCTGGGTTTCTCCTGTGACCTCCTGAGCTGGCTTTGCACGTAAAAGACTCCCCCAACGAAGTACAGTTTAGAGGTCTAAATTTGACTGGTACATTGATTCTATGTTCAGCACATAAAGAGTGAAAAGAGAACGAGGCTGCTCGTCCTGAAACTCCAGAGCAAGGTATGCATCTGCTATCTGACAGTCCAAAGCCTATATCAAATCCAGATTCCATGTTTATAAGAACTAATAAGATTTCGAGCACGAGTAGTAACCCAAGTTATATAAAGCAAACAAGAACAGAATTTATAAGGGAGAAGTATCGAAGTAAAAAATGGGGTATGATTCCCATTccataaatatattgaaatcCCCTGAACGTTGCAAAAACAGAGCAGGTTTATTCCCAAGTCTTTctttttaaccatttatttaaaatctcCAATCTAGGAAAGCCATCTGCAGCAAGAAAAGATGTTGCCTtcgaaagagaaaaagaagtataCCTTcagaaagaacaaataaaaaaaaaaaaattcaccaaCCTCGAATTTTCCACCTATTAGTCCAAAGTGTTATGCCATACATTAATAGTAAGCAATCATAAACACATAGTAAGCAATCATAAACACAGCAACAGTTGTCATCCATCATGCTATAAGGTATAAACCACAAAATTAGAACTACGCAATTAGTTCTTCTAATGTTTGGTCTCTTGCTAGATTACATTTCAATTTGTTGGCTTCAGATTACGGAACCTTTATGCAAACATTCCCtaagttttattttgcttGGCTTGAGGCATTTCTTTTAGGTAAGTGTGGTTAttcattgaaaagaaaacaatcacaaaattagaaatatgcAATTGAAGTCCATTGAAGTCCcattcaaataaagaaaaggcattgcttgaaaagagaaaaagaagaaatgtagAAATGACAAAGAAGCTTCCATTAAGTATATCAAAACAACCAATAATAGTGTGGTTATTCattgaaaaatggagaagCAACAACTAGGACCAGTTGCTGTAGGTAAAGGGCATCGAGAAAACAACTTAGCGGTCAAGTCATAGGCTTTAAGTTTCATGATTTGAGCATATATGAACAGCCTAATGTTTTTACAACCAAGACATGTAATTCCAGACTCGTTATCTGTTACTATTGAACATCAATAATGCATCAACAGTGatcaacaataaataaaaatcaaaa of the Cucumis sativus cultivar 9930 chromosome 3, Cucumber_9930_V3, whole genome shotgun sequence genome contains:
- the LOC101221181 gene encoding rho-N domain-containing protein 1, chloroplastic isoform X2, whose protein sequence is MSQAIHLLPHNPTDSRCIPCSGVSGRAASFSFHSLCAEHRINVPVKFRPLNCTSLGESFTCKASSGGHRRNPDFPKQNRHGFSRSRNRQNEERESLDNVDESDLLLSKNGPLLSISSTPKSQATATPGPREKEIVELFRKVQAQLRERAAMKEEKKVEAQGQTKGSETVDSLLKLLRKHSVEQGKRSSGGGGSSNKDISFNHVKENGPYDEGRGSSFFGLSPNLREKAQRPVSNFQRRSPVPRVKYQPIYPGESIVNSTNGMNSKGVKPNGTDTGSQLKGKVWTRQESEREHWEELQSQREAEQEPEPDQEFELEPEAETYDLEHEGDEMEPELVNLLGVSSDVDDTFEDDVKDNEEFAKHGEQEHEDLNSLKLAELRAIAKSRSLRGFSKMKKSELVQLLSNGQ
- the LOC101221181 gene encoding rho-N domain-containing protein 1, chloroplastic isoform X1, whose amino-acid sequence is MSQAIHLLPHNPTGFGLSDSRCIPCSGVSGRAASFSFHSLCAEHRINVPVKFRPLNCTSLGESFTCKASSGGHRRNPDFPKQNRHGFSRSRNRQNEERESLDNVDESDLLLSKNGPLLSISSTPKSQATATPGPREKEIVELFRKVQAQLRERAAMKEEKKVEAQGQTKGSETVDSLLKLLRKHSVEQGKRSSGGGGSSNKDISFNHVKENGPYDEGRGSSFFGLSPNLREKAQRPVSNFQRRSPVPRVKYQPIYPGESIVNSTNGMNSKGVKPNGTDTGSQLKGKVWTRQESEREHWEELQSQREAEQEPEPDQEFELEPEAETYDLEHEGDEMEPELVNLLGVSSDVDDTFEDDVKDNEEFAKHGEQEHEDLNSLKLAELRAIAKSRSLRGFSKMKKSELVQLLSNGQ